The proteins below are encoded in one region of Heliangelus exortis chromosome 22, bHelExo1.hap1, whole genome shotgun sequence:
- the ZBTB26 gene encoding zinc finger and BTB domain-containing protein 26 isoform X3 yields the protein MSERSDILHFKFDSYGDSMLQKMNKLREENKFCDVVVHIDDIEVHGHKIVFAAGSPFLRDQFLLNDSREVKISILQSSEVGRQLLLSCYSGVLEFPEMELVNYLTAASFLQMSHIVERCTQALCKFIKPKQPLESKECEQQSDSSDLKEHQGDDDSLQQDSPCIQASEDSMDMEDSDIQIIKVESIGEVTEVRNKKDQNQFISSEQTALHSSEPQHFLINSTVENRASEMEQTHPHDYALSYAGSDIILASKDMLGINSRGIDKGLQWHHQCPKCTRVFRHLENYANHLKMHKLFMCLLCGKTFTQKGNLHRHMRVHAGIKPFQCKICGKMFSQKCSLQDHLNLHSGDKPHKCNYCDMVFAHKPVLRKHLKQLHGKNSFDNANERNVQDITVDFDSFTCSTATDSKVCQQADAVLDAGKLPQAVLSLMNDSTCVN from the coding sequence ATGTCAGAAAGATCAGATATTCTTCACTTCAAATTTGACAGCTATGGGGACTCGATGTTACAGAAAATGAACAaactgagagaagaaaataaattctgtgatGTCGTGGTCCATATAGATGACATTGAAGTTCATGGGCATAAAATTGTCTTTGCTGCTGGCTCCCCCTTTTTAAGAGATCAGTTCTTACTAAATGACTCCAGAGAGGTAAAAATCTCTatcctgcagagctcagaagTCGGGAGGCAGCTGCTTTTGTCCTGTTACAGTGGTGTCCTGGAGTTTCCTGAAATGGAACTGGTGAACTACTTGACTGCAGCAAGCTTTCTGCAGATGAGTCACATCGTGGAGCGGTGCACCCAGGCCCTCTGTAAGTTCATCAAACCAAAGCAGCCACTGGAGAGCAAGGAGTGTGAGCAGCAAAGTGACTCCTCTGACCTGAAGGAACATCAAGGAGATGACGACTCTCTGCAGCAGGATTCACCTTGCATTCAAGCCTCAGAGGACAGCATGGACATGGAGGATAGTGATATTCAGATCATCAAGGTGGAGTCCATCGGGGAGGTGACAGAagttagaaataaaaaggatCAGAACCAGTTTATTTCCTCTGAACAAACTGCACTGCATTCCTCAGAGCCTCAACACTTTCTTATCAACTCCACTGTTGAAAACAGAGCAAGTGAAATGGAGCAAACCCATCCCCATGACTACGCCCTTTCATATGCAGGCAGTGATATCATTCTGGCCTCTAAGGATATGTTAGGGATAAACAGCCGAGGAATAGACAAGGGCCTCCAGTGGCACCACCAGTGTCCCAAGTGCACGAGAGTGTTTCGGCATTTGGAAAACTATGCTAATCACTTAAAGATGCATAAACTATTTATGTGTCTACTCTGTGGCAAGACATTCACTCAGAAAGGCAATCTCCACCGGCACATGAGAGTACACGCAGGCATCAAACCCTTCCAGTGTAAGATCTGTGGGAAAATGTTCTCTCAGAAATGTTCCTTACAGGACCATCTCAACCTGCACAGTGGGGACAAACCCCACAAGTGTAACTACTGTGACATGGTTTTTGCGCATAAACCTGTCCTGAGGAAACATCTGAAACAGCTCCACGGTAAAAACAGCTTTGACAATGCCAATGAAAGAAACGTTCAAGACATAACAGTGGACTTTGATTCCTTCACGTGTAGCACTGCCACAGACAGTAAGGTCTGTCAGCAAGCTGATGCAGTGCTGGATGCAGGGAAGCTGCCTCAGGCTGTGCTCAGTTTAATGAATGATAGTACTTGCGTCAATTAA
- the ZBTB6 gene encoding zinc finger and BTB domain-containing protein 6 → MAGDSEVLHFQFEQQGDAVLQKMNLLRQQNLFCDVSIYINDTEFPGHKVIFAACSTFMRDQFLLNQSRQVRITILQSAEVGRKLLLSCYTGALEVKKKELLKYLTAASYLQMVHIVEKCTEALSKYLEIDASMENGEQAAERCHSSDAELRNGDEALDKDCEIIEISEDSPVNVECPVKQEEGDDSRPTAQSLVSERKDAKSPEISTVEIGYKDDEICIFRMDSMSVANVENDHFPQPCTSSKTNLYFPETQHSLINSTVESRNTEMSGNHFQAFVSDNPEGTSSVMNGFQSLDDSGSSWRHQCPKCPRGFLHLENYLRHLKMHKLFLCLQCGKTFTQKKNLNRHIRGHMGIRPFQCMVCLKTFTAKSTLQDHLNIHSGDRPYKCHCCDMDFKHKSALKKHLTSVHGRSSSEKPTLNAITKVKIDYD, encoded by the coding sequence ATGGCGGGGGACTCGGAGGTGCTGCACTTCCAGTTCGAGCAGCAGGGAGACGCCGTGCTGCAGAAGATGAACCTCCTGCGGCAGCAGAACCTCTTCTGCGACGTCTCCATTTACATCAACGACACGGAGTTCCCGGGGCACAAGGTGATCTTCGCCGCCTGCTCCACTTTCATGCGGGACCAGTTCCTGCTGAACCAGTCCCGGCAGGTGCGGATCACCATCCTGCAGAGCGCGGAGGTGggcaggaagctgctgctctcctgctaCACCGGGGCTCTGGAGGTGAAGaagaaggagctgctgaagtACCTGACCGCCGCCAGTTACCTCCAGATGGTTCACATCGTGGAGAAGTGCACCGAGGCTTTGTCCAAGTACCTGGAGATCGACGCTTCCATGGAGAACGGTGAGCAGGCTGCCGAGAGGTGCCATTCCTCAGACGCTGAGCTGAGAAACGGGGATGAGGCGTTGGATAAAGATTGTGAAATAATCGAGATCTCTGAAGACAGCCCGGTGAATGTGGAATGCCCGGTGAaacaggaggagggggatgaTTCACGGCCCACAGCACAGAGCTTGGTCTCAGAAAGAAAGGATGCCAAAAGCCCAGAAATATCCACAGTTGAAATAGGATATAAGGATGATGAAATCTGCATCTTCAGAATGGATTCTATGAGTGTAGCGAACGTAGAAAATGATCATTTTCCTCAGCCTTGCACATCCTCTAAAACAAACTTGTATTTTCCAGAAACCCAGCATTCCTTGATCAATTCCACAGTTGagagcagaaatacagaaatgtcaGGAAATCACTTTCAGGCTTTTGTCAGTGACAATCCAGAAGGTACTTCCAGTGTGATGAATGGGTTCCAGAGCCTGGACGATTCCGGCAGTTCTTGGCGGCACCAGTGTCCCAAATGTCCCAGAGGATTTCTCCATCTTGAGAACTATCTCCGGCATCTAAAAATGCACAAACTCTTCCTGTGCTTGCAGTGTGGCAAAACATTCACCCAGAAAAAGAATCTCAACCGACACATCCGAGGGCACATGGGCATCCGCCCCTTCCAGTGCATGGTGTGCCTGAAGACCTTCACTGCCAAAAGCACCCTCCAGGATCACCTCAACATACACAGTGGGGACAGGCCCTACAAGTGCCACTGTTGTGACATGGACTTTAAACACAAGTCTGCtcttaaaaagcatttaacttCTGTGCATGGAAGGAGCAGCAGCGAAAAACCCACCCTGAACGCTATTACGAAAGTTAAAATAGATTATGATTAA